A region from the Rhodamnia argentea isolate NSW1041297 chromosome 7, ASM2092103v1, whole genome shotgun sequence genome encodes:
- the LOC115740519 gene encoding altered inheritance rate of mitochondria protein 25 isoform X2, whose product MVDMGRHKLFAMLNTGIGMRLKYGSGIHQSRLVTERFLVRHLCQLRSGCVIGAHELHRDVSGEYPKSLDLARNVSGGFTVTRGLQASFLSFGRNISTSSHQVRGTPLDESLVDRDFFAQQWVADKKKMKNLKDKGRARLVKRESHGQVADRHSSERLSGDKESGSGGMVLKQPPTSQSVTGYLKPASPEEAYVAPLLARSNLLITRDIEWANLVFGFEQENRYAIVDVCYPQSPVGFIREQSNILARQLLRTRRPFVAYITDAMGKELFRVRRPFWWITSSIYAEVNGKEVGVVHRRWHLWKRVYDLYLGNKQFAVVENPGFWNWTFTLKDIEGKVLAQIDRDWRGFGFEIFTDAGQYVIRFGSSDPISKTGPASVVEELEVDRPLTISERAVALALAISLDNDYFSRHGGWAIPLVVVGE is encoded by the exons ATGGTCGATATGGGTCGTCATAAGTTGTTTGCTATGCTTAATACGGGCATTGGGATGAGACTGAAGTATGGGAGTGGGATTCATCAATCTCGTCTCGTCACTGAAAGGTTTCTGGTCCGTCATTTGTGTCAACTTCGAAGTGGGTGCGTAATTGGCGCCCACGAACTGCACCGAGATGTCTCTGGTGAATATCCAAAATCTCTCGACTTAGCTAGAAATGTGTCGGGAGGATTCACCGTGACTCGTGGGTTACAAGctagttttctctcttttggacGGAACATCAGTACCTCATCTCACCAGGTTAGAGGAACTCCTTtggatgaatccctagtggatagagATTTCTTCGCACAGCAATGGGTAGctgataagaaaaaaatgaaaaaccttaaAGACAAAGGAAGAGCAAGATTGGTGAAGCGTGAGAGTCATGGTCAAGTAGCTGATCGGCATTCATCTGAAAGATTATCGGGTGATAAAGAATCAGGCTCTGGTGGAATGGTTCTGAAGCAACCACCTACTAGCCAATCTGTTACTGGCTATCTGAAACCTGCATCACCAGAGGAG gcCTATGTTGCACCTCTTCTTGCCAGGTCCAATTTGCTGATTACAAGGGATATAGAGTGGGCCAACCTTGTATTCGGTTTTGAGCAG GAGAATCGATATGCGATTGTGGATGTTTGTTACCCTCAGTCG CCTGTAGGTTTTATACGCGAACAAAGCAACATCCTTGCCAGACAG TTGCTTCGCACAAGGCGCCCTTTTGTTGCATACATAACCGATGCCATGGGTAAAGAGCTCTTCAGG GTCCGCCGGCCTTTCTGGTGGATTACCAGCTCCATTTATGCAGAGGTTAACGGCAAG GAAGTTGGCGTGGTTCACAGACGATGGCATCTATGGAAGAGGGTGTATGATTTGTATCTGGG GAACAAGCAATTTGCAGTGGTGGAAAATCCTGGCTTTTGGAATTGGACATTTACTTTGAAGGACATAGAGGGCAAAGTATTGGCTCAAATAGATCGTGATTGGAGGGGTTTCGGTTTCGag ATCTTTACTGATGCTGGTCAGTATGTCATCCGCTTTGGAAGTTCTGATCCTATCTCCAAGACCGGCCCAGCTAGTGTG GTAGAGGAGCTGGAAGTTGACCGGCCTTTGACCATCTCAGAAAGAGCCGTGGCACTTGCTCTTGCTATTTCACTGGATAATGATTATTTCTCTAGGCATGGTGGATG GGCAATTCCTCTTGTTGTTGTTGGGGAGTAA
- the LOC115740519 gene encoding phospholipid scramblase family protein C343.06c isoform X1: MVDMGRHKLFAMLNTGIGMRLKYGSGIHQSRLVTERFLVRHLCQLRSGCVIGAHELHRDVSGEYPKSLDLARNVSGGFTVTRGLQASFLSFGRNISTSSHQVRGTPLDESLVDRDFFAQQWVADKKKMKNLKDKGRARLVKRESHGQVADRHSSERLSGDKESGSGGMVLKQPPTSQSVTGYLKPASPEECCVTYSRLKGKWLHMSNLLITRDIEWANLVFGFEQENRYAIVDVCYPQSPVGFIREQSNILARQLLRTRRPFVAYITDAMGKELFRVRRPFWWITSSIYAEVNGKEVGVVHRRWHLWKRVYDLYLGNKQFAVVENPGFWNWTFTLKDIEGKVLAQIDRDWRGFGFEIFTDAGQYVIRFGSSDPISKTGPASVVEELEVDRPLTISERAVALALAISLDNDYFSRHGGWAIPLVVVGE, from the exons ATGGTCGATATGGGTCGTCATAAGTTGTTTGCTATGCTTAATACGGGCATTGGGATGAGACTGAAGTATGGGAGTGGGATTCATCAATCTCGTCTCGTCACTGAAAGGTTTCTGGTCCGTCATTTGTGTCAACTTCGAAGTGGGTGCGTAATTGGCGCCCACGAACTGCACCGAGATGTCTCTGGTGAATATCCAAAATCTCTCGACTTAGCTAGAAATGTGTCGGGAGGATTCACCGTGACTCGTGGGTTACAAGctagttttctctcttttggacGGAACATCAGTACCTCATCTCACCAGGTTAGAGGAACTCCTTtggatgaatccctagtggatagagATTTCTTCGCACAGCAATGGGTAGctgataagaaaaaaatgaaaaaccttaaAGACAAAGGAAGAGCAAGATTGGTGAAGCGTGAGAGTCATGGTCAAGTAGCTGATCGGCATTCATCTGAAAGATTATCGGGTGATAAAGAATCAGGCTCTGGTGGAATGGTTCTGAAGCAACCACCTACTAGCCAATCTGTTACTGGCTATCTGAAACCTGCATCACCAGAGGAG TGTTGCGTTACTTACTCaagattaaaaggaaaatggctTCATAT GTCCAATTTGCTGATTACAAGGGATATAGAGTGGGCCAACCTTGTATTCGGTTTTGAGCAG GAGAATCGATATGCGATTGTGGATGTTTGTTACCCTCAGTCG CCTGTAGGTTTTATACGCGAACAAAGCAACATCCTTGCCAGACAG TTGCTTCGCACAAGGCGCCCTTTTGTTGCATACATAACCGATGCCATGGGTAAAGAGCTCTTCAGG GTCCGCCGGCCTTTCTGGTGGATTACCAGCTCCATTTATGCAGAGGTTAACGGCAAG GAAGTTGGCGTGGTTCACAGACGATGGCATCTATGGAAGAGGGTGTATGATTTGTATCTGGG GAACAAGCAATTTGCAGTGGTGGAAAATCCTGGCTTTTGGAATTGGACATTTACTTTGAAGGACATAGAGGGCAAAGTATTGGCTCAAATAGATCGTGATTGGAGGGGTTTCGGTTTCGag ATCTTTACTGATGCTGGTCAGTATGTCATCCGCTTTGGAAGTTCTGATCCTATCTCCAAGACCGGCCCAGCTAGTGTG GTAGAGGAGCTGGAAGTTGACCGGCCTTTGACCATCTCAGAAAGAGCCGTGGCACTTGCTCTTGCTATTTCACTGGATAATGATTATTTCTCTAGGCATGGTGGATG GGCAATTCCTCTTGTTGTTGTTGGGGAGTAA